In the Triticum aestivum cultivar Chinese Spring chromosome 2B, IWGSC CS RefSeq v2.1, whole genome shotgun sequence genome, GAAGCATGCTTCTCACACGATGCTTCCTCCTCAGGAAGTCCAACTGAAAAGATCGGTAAATACTTTTGTAGTATCACCTTGAATGTTGTACTAGGATGTAAGGatactttgtactccctccgtccggaaatacttgtcatcaaaatgaataaaaggggatgtatctagatgtatattagttctagatacatcttttttatccattttgatgacaagtattttcggacggagggagtagctagtaACCCCTGCAAACCATTTTACTTTTAGTTAGGTTGAAAGGccttttctgaagaaaaaaatgtgtGCTACAAAATAAAGTTTCCTCTTTATTTACTCTACTTCTGTTGCTGATCTGAAGTAAGAATATATGTTTATATGCTGACGAAACCTTAAATGAATAGCTATGTTTTGCATAAAATGCATTTGGCCACGAAATTGATTGCTTTAGTGCACATCTTGACGCGGTGTTGCAGATTAAAGGTATGTATCACGATGAGTAGCGGAAGAAACAACAAATAGTTTACATATATTACTAATATTCGAACTATTATAAGACAGTGTTCTGTTACGCTATCTTCTAGTTAACTTTGCTCGGCTGAAATGAACTCTCTTTAGAGAGAAGCTTAAAACAATTCTGATTTACAGAATGGATTGAATTAGTAGGTTTTGACGTGTGTAATGGAGTATAGATTATGATGATAATGTATGGTTTTTCTTTTGTCTGCAGAGAGTACTGAATTCTTTATTTCAATGGAGAACAAAATGGAAGATCTCTTCAATCTAGAGTTTGAAATCGTAGATATGTCCATGTCCATCGACACAATGAAGACTGATGATCACGGCAGCAATGCAGAAATACCATGTGTTCAGAGTTCTCCAGAGCATGATTTTGAGTTCCTAGAAGGCAGGCTCCACAGCATCAGAGAAGCCATTGCAAATGCTGAGCTACTTCTGGACAACAGCCTCTTCTGTGGCACACCGTCAAGTCTATCACTCCATTCATTCATCGTTGAGATGCTGGAGACCGTTGAGGCCGTCTTTGGCGATGGATCAGAGAGCAGCTTCAGCTTCCAGGAAGAAAACAACTTTCAACGCACCAACTTCCTGTTCGACTGCATCGTCGAGTCGCTGGACTCGAAGTTCCGCGACTTCGAGAAATGCGGGTACAAGGCTTTGTTGCGAATGCCTCTCACCATGAGCAAAGACCTGCTGAAGAGGGAAATATCCGAAGAGATCGGTAGCTGGAGCGATGTTTCATCGGACCGTGCTGCGGAGAAGGAGCTGGaccaggtggcggcggcgaggtgtGATGGGTGCCGGACCGAGGCGTTCGCCATCAAGGACGACGTACTCGAGGCCCTCGTCGGTGAGTTTGCCTTCGACCAATGCTGCTGAAAGTCTGGAAGTTTACTGGTTAACATGGCATTGGTCAGGCATGAGTAACACTTTGCAGATATGTACTCTATTTCTCCTCCGAAGATGTTATACAGCGTCATGTACTAATATGGACGCTCCCCGCCCCCGGTTAGTCCCAGATTTAATTCAGGTGTGCTATACTGCGGGTTGAATCAGGCAAACGACAGGGGGTTTTGTGCAAAACTGCACGCGCTGACCGGCCCAGCCAATTGGCGCGCTGTGATTGGCCTGAAACTAAAACATCACATAAGATGCAAGTTGGGGTATGGCTTGGTCAAATTTTGCAAGTTTAGGACTAGATCATCACATCCtgtgcaagttagggtacctggggtgctattacctctTGTTTTTTTGACCTGCAAGGAATAACAAGGTATACGTACTCATACCAAGCAGGCTACACCAAAAAGGAACACTGCTGATCTCGCCAGCCAAGCCGGACCTGTTCTCCCTCCCTACTCCGGAAAGCTACATGTGACGAGATCGAACAGTTTCAGGCAAAGGAAAAGATGCAGAGGCCAAGCAAGAATCTCCCTCGCTCGccttttccccctcttcttttctGGCCCAAGACCGAAAGCAACAGTGCGACCGTGATGCCCTGAAAGTGGGGAGCTAGCTAGATAGCCTTTGCAACCTGGTAACCTGCTAACTCTAATAAACGTCACTGAACTCCTAATCCTAACCTAACAACCTGCCATTACCTAATCATCCTAACACCATGCACCAAACGAGTGACGGACAGACAGATCGATGCACAAAATTTCGGCCAGTCGTCTACGACCCACAGATGGACAGGGAGAGCTCCAAGTTGATGCCCTGGGCGTCGAAGCAGCCGGAGTGCCCGGAGTAGTGGCTGGAGCTCCTCCTcctcgggggcggcggcgacgacgacgagatgaTGCAGCTGCCTTCGCTCGGCGACGACGATGAGACGGCGGCACGGAAGCATCTCGGGTCCAGGCCAAGGGAGAGCGACAGGGAGCACTGCTCCGCCCCGTTGCTGTCCTCCTTGGGGTCTAGCTTCTTCACCACAAGACCAGGATAGTAGTGCGCTTCCGGTTTGATTATCTGCTGAAAACAAATGCAAGGTTGCAGTCAAGAATAAATTCCTGCATCAGTTGATGCCAGCTACGGCCTAAACAGAGAGGTACTCCTGCTGGTTGTAACTCTCAAATTTACTTCCTTGGCATGCAACCATACCATTATGATATATAGGTGTCTAATTTCCTAGCTCAAGTAAAACCACAAGGATCTGCAGGATCTGAGCTAGTACAccagtactcctactagtactattTATGCGTTTCAGAAGCTAAATGACATGTGCAGTTTTCTGAAATTTCCAGTCGGAGCAAACCACCAGAAGAGCTTTAATGTTGTAATTCTACCTGGACTATTATTATCCTGATGAATGCCGACGGGTACAACTGTGCTAGGACTCAGGAGTGAACAATGCAGATCAAATGCCATTACTGAAAGTGCAAGGTGGGCTACATTGTCCTTGTACAAATACGGTATTCACAAGCCTAGCTATGTGGGGTGTGCATATGTAGGCAGATACATGTACCAGCAACTACATAAATGAAGTGTCGTCTACGGAGCATGCTACAGTGATATACAACAGTCCTGATAGGACGATAAAGATTGTGCATCGGTCAATCAGGACATTTCAGCTCCCTCATAGTACAAGCCCCACAAGATGCAGGCATGCAGCATTGTGGATTGGATGGTTTGGTCATGACATTGCACCATGCAACCCGATTAAAATATTCTAAACTCTGGTTGGCCAATGCCTAGGGACATGAAGTGGCTACGTAGGAGCTCAGCTAAATCAGATTATCAACAAACAATTTGTACGTGCGCAAGTGATAATAAGAGACACGTAAGCAAAAGGTGTGTGAAATAATTGAAGACAAAAGAAGGTATTTCTTCTTCAGATCAACTTTCCCAATGTTTATCGTGGCTACTTTTGCAGCAGATGTGTACCTTAAAGTCGCCAGATCCTTGCTCCAAACATGCCACGGTCTGGAGGCTGgaagcagcagcagccgcagcatcCCTCTGACAGCTGAGGCCCTCCATTATTCTCCTCTGCATGGCCATGGCTTGCATGTAGTAGTAATCATCAATAGAGTACTGGTTGACAGCGCCGCTGGTCATCATCCCACTGATTCCT is a window encoding:
- the LOC123046291 gene encoding myb family transcription factor MOF1 isoform X2; amino-acid sequence: MGGSVKKQEAVRRYVRSRAPRMQWTAELHRSFLQAIECLGGEHNATPKLVLQVMGVKELTISHVKSHLQMYRGPSTRKAKKETEAQLLQRRHSCAADEQQGGGPKPFMCPPLKRVRTGAGTEAAHEAGMQGGQGISGMMTSGAVNQYSIDDYYYMQAMAMQRRIMEGLSCQRDAAAAAASSLQTVACLEQGSGDFKIIKPEAHYYPGLVVKKLDPKEDSNGAEQCSLSLSLGLDPRCFRAAVSSSSPSEGSCIISSSSPPPPRRRSSSHYSGHSGCFDAQGINLELSLSICGS
- the LOC123046291 gene encoding myb family transcription factor MOF1 isoform X1, which produces MGGSVKKQEAVRRYVRSRAPRMQWTAELHRSFLQAIECLGGEHNATPKLVLQVMGVKELTISHVKSHLQMYRGPSTRKAKKETEAQLLQRRHSCAADEQQGGGPKPFMCPPLKRVRTGAGTEAAHEAGMQGGQGISGMMTSGAVNQYSIDDYYYMQAMAMQRRIMEGLSCQRDAAAAAASSLQTVACLEQGSGDFKQIIKPEAHYYPGLVVKKLDPKEDSNGAEQCSLSLSLGLDPRCFRAAVSSSSPSEGSCIISSSSPPPPRRRSSSHYSGHSGCFDAQGINLELSLSICGS